In Bartonella bovis 91-4, the following proteins share a genomic window:
- a CDS encoding GH36-type glycosyl hydrolase domain-containing protein, producing the protein MVPTLFFMKWFFSQKTEICYLADTDSPIRSTDKSQEELYQLGHDIALGKKIFLPEYKGENDFRKRLSENAKLILHAFRISDVAARNNETIAPSAQWLIDNHYTIDKTVQQLRRNFPNNLTKKIPPDEQKAGIPRIFALTWLYIAHTDSSFSQETLTAMVNGFQEVCNLKIGELWALPSVIRMILIENVRRLSLRIEQTQHMRYFANQAANKITLAKNETELHNLFTLYEKFTANLTFSTHLFYRLRGASVDATMALTWLEKQLHHHGSNPEIATADEHTRQTKDGVTMGNIIRTLKTIDDIDWTAWFETVSYVDSILRQNSDFSELDSQSRNTYRQVIEKIASRCSLSELEVTHKAVEMTQTFLEDNAHQNSSSIGWYLIDNGRYTFEKACNYTPSLFIKWIRAYHRLKVGTIAIPVSILTFILLFAIYTLLQISSLPPWISLIFTALALFPAMEASFSFFNTVVSWCIPPNQLIGYEYKEGIPKHARTMVVVPTLITSYDYIDEQVRNLEVHYLSNSQGAVHFALITDWVDSSLEETQDDLDLLHYAQESIAKLNRRYHRDDIPLFFLLHRRRSYNASEKCWMGWERKRGKLHELNLLLRGNQNTSFYTPDPRLPLDCRFVMTLDSDTRLTPEGVTKLVGKLNHPLNHPVFDPQNGTIVKGYSILQPRITPSLTTGKETSIFQQIFSTNRGIDPYVFAVSDIYQDLWGEGTFTGKGLYNIDTFEQALSGKIKENTVLSHDLLEGSYARAALVSDVEVIEDYPTAYNTDVARHHRWIRGDWQLLPYLFKRCQINLMNRWKIQDNLRRSLTPLIWLIAAIMGWSILPLKMATIWQIFLLLSLFISPILGMIQTFMSFSLDHSLRGQLQLILSTITSTTAEIFLKTTFIAHSSYFTTDAIIRTFYRMLISKQYLLEWKTSAATKLIPNSLGFYILTMWPASLIGIIAIALPVSFCSVTSFIALPFGLMWFFSPLIAWIVSQPATFQDMLNISSEDEKALRCIARRTWLYYTTFVNAQNNYLPPDNFQEDPDPLVAQRTSPTNIGVYLLSTIAARDFGWISFKDTITRIKCTLSTLEKMEKFRGHLYNWYETDTLKPLSPTYVSTVDSGNLAGHLVTLSSALSEWAETPDIFLQSDLAGLFDVSDILEETLKEIPDNQHISCSLRQQIEECIAHFRCVVSTLKEKSETVTLCTINLPLVARDIVLLTDELDKKIQTVESARILSWAKCLVETCEAYHHDTTYEYDIKKLRKQLNTLATKARQIAFDMKFDFLEQPERQLLSIGYRVQENKLDESCYDLLASEARLSSLFAIAKGDIKFKHWFHLGRLLIPIGWKGALLSWSGSMFEYLMPSLVMREPLGSVLDQTNRLIIRHQIQYARKRGLPWGISEAAFNARDHLMNYQYSNFGAPNLGLQRGLSRNAVIAPYASILAAQYMPTQAIINLKRLRDLGALGAYGYYDSIDFTPSRVPKGERYAIVRNYYAHHHGMSILAINNVIFEGRMRNRFHRDPVIEAAQLLLQERASHQIPIIHAKVANPMRNDTGEFDNAPLRTITNPLLKPRETLLLSNGYYSTMLTANGSGYSRWHDYAITRFIPDASEDQQGTLFFLRDTHNGRWWSATSEPTRIVEEETVSIFTDEKAEYTKIVDGIKSTLECFVASEGDGEGRRLQLMNTTNKDRLIEVTSYGELALATMDTVCAHPVFSHMFVETEITDSGGTILAKRRKRAPSDPDIHIAHFVTDPSGTIPKSEAETNRHIFIGGGRSIHRPAAFDRNTHFSNSQGCVLDPIISIRCYLKIPAHEKRELIFWTFAAHSKETLQNHIKRYRQPNMFQREFSITWTRSQVSLFQNNIRPREAIAYQKYATPLIYPDRTWRLPSKTLADTLGKQSDLWPMSISGDYPICLLRIDNETNITVLRDLLKAHEYWRMRGLSVDMVVLNEQTFSYMQDTQRAIEWACESYRRHTNEMNGNKHIFTLQRDQINEQSFKTLLASARIILHAQNGPLSEQLKCTENIDSNLITNNSRQDFNHQLNHSKHNRKRQTEPQAEQNPSASIGIIGQQKQSSPLINGKDLRYWNGYGGFNAHNHYVMYLNGHTTTPQPWINVVANRNFGFHVSAEGAIFTWANNSRDYHLTPWTNDPVSNRPGEALYLVDRLSLKRFSPVSAVECDDSVVYEACHGFGFSTFKSTHSDIALELTHTLDRERPIRFSRLIIKNESKKSRSLRLYNYAEWVLGNARTKYAPFIIPSYDSKRGAHFIQNPYHIERSQQVTFLSASEIPTSVTTDRSEFIGSAGTVKHPHAIYKAQELSNTVEAGRDPCSASAYDIYLLPGQTKEIIFYLGSAENRQEAEKLLDQARIDDFQVVLAQQKQQWNDFVSPLQVKTPDPSFDIMVNHWLPYQIYACRMIARAAFYQASGAFGFRDQLQDSLSLLLLKPQLAREQLLSAVARQFFEGDVQHWWFPDTNAGVRTLISDDIVWLAYGTALYVNTTGEHTFLDTPIAFIEGAPLKTGQHDAYFQPIQSQKIVTLYEHCALALDLTIKRCGPHGLPLILGGDWNDGMNLVGIEGKGESIWLGWFLGTTLQAFVPLAKNRGDNDHVKAWSKHLKHLIKALEKNGWDGAWYRRGYFDDATPLGAQTNAECQIDAIAQSWAVISKMASPNRQKQAMMSMLDHLCDTKGGLIRLFWPPFNKSTLEPGYIKGYPPGVRENGGQYTHGAIWSVIALAQIGEIDKAYNLFSMINPITHGQNPEIYRVEPYVMAADIYAVEPYHGQGGWTWYTGSAGWFYRAATETILGIHIQANQLFLRPHLPSCWPEYEVKMKFHEAVYIIKVKWASKDTLSVNGKEYANIDTGIELQKTGVHEITRTLKSSTHKK; encoded by the coding sequence ATGGTACCCACACTATTTTTCATGAAGTGGTTCTTTTCTCAAAAAACAGAGATTTGTTATCTTGCTGATACTGATTCTCCCATTCGTTCAACTGATAAATCACAAGAAGAGCTTTATCAATTAGGCCATGATATAGCTTTGGGTAAAAAAATTTTTCTTCCTGAATACAAGGGAGAAAATGATTTTCGCAAACGATTGAGTGAAAACGCAAAACTTATCCTCCATGCTTTTCGCATTAGCGATGTTGCCGCACGTAACAATGAAACTATAGCACCATCTGCTCAATGGCTTATTGATAATCATTATACCATTGATAAAACCGTACAGCAGTTACGCCGCAATTTTCCAAACAACCTCACAAAAAAAATCCCTCCTGATGAACAAAAAGCAGGAATTCCACGTATTTTTGCTTTAACCTGGCTTTATATTGCCCATACAGATAGCAGTTTCTCACAAGAAACCCTTACAGCTATGGTTAATGGCTTTCAGGAAGTATGTAACCTTAAAATTGGCGAATTGTGGGCCTTGCCTTCTGTTATTCGTATGATTTTAATTGAAAATGTTCGTCGTCTTTCTTTGCGTATTGAGCAAACACAGCATATGCGCTACTTTGCTAATCAAGCAGCTAACAAAATTACCCTTGCGAAAAATGAGACTGAATTACATAATCTGTTTACTCTTTATGAAAAATTCACTGCTAATTTAACCTTTTCAACTCATTTATTTTATCGTCTGCGAGGTGCGTCTGTTGATGCTACAATGGCACTGACTTGGCTTGAAAAGCAATTGCATCATCATGGCAGTAACCCAGAAATTGCAACAGCTGATGAACATACACGTCAAACAAAAGACGGTGTGACCATGGGTAATATTATTCGTACCCTTAAAACTATTGATGACATTGATTGGACAGCGTGGTTTGAAACCGTTAGCTATGTGGACTCTATCCTGCGTCAAAACAGTGATTTTTCTGAACTCGATTCTCAGTCACGTAATACTTATCGACAAGTGATTGAAAAAATCGCATCTCGTTGTTCACTCAGTGAGTTGGAAGTTACGCACAAAGCCGTAGAAATGACGCAAACCTTTCTTGAAGATAATGCTCATCAAAATAGTTCTTCTATTGGCTGGTACCTTATCGACAATGGGCGTTATACCTTTGAAAAAGCTTGTAATTACACACCATCCCTTTTCATAAAATGGATACGCGCTTATCATCGTTTAAAAGTAGGAACAATTGCAATTCCTGTTTCTATTTTAACGTTCATTCTTTTATTTGCAATTTATACTCTATTACAGATATCCAGCCTACCGCCATGGATAAGTCTTATTTTTACCGCTTTGGCGCTTTTTCCTGCCATGGAGGCTTCTTTTTCCTTTTTTAATACTGTTGTTTCATGGTGTATCCCACCCAACCAGCTCATTGGTTATGAATATAAAGAAGGGATTCCTAAACACGCACGTACAATGGTTGTCGTGCCCACTTTAATTACATCATATGATTATATTGATGAACAAGTGCGCAATCTTGAAGTACATTATCTTTCTAATTCGCAAGGTGCTGTTCATTTTGCACTGATTACAGACTGGGTAGATTCTTCATTAGAAGAAACACAAGATGATCTTGATTTGTTGCATTATGCACAAGAGAGCATAGCTAAACTTAACCGCCGCTATCATCGTGATGATATTCCTTTGTTTTTTCTTCTTCATCGCCGACGTTCTTACAATGCTAGCGAAAAATGCTGGATGGGATGGGAACGTAAACGTGGTAAACTTCATGAACTCAATCTTTTACTACGAGGAAATCAAAATACAAGCTTTTACACTCCAGATCCACGCCTTCCTTTAGATTGTCGTTTTGTTATGACTCTGGATTCAGATACACGTTTAACACCTGAAGGGGTCACTAAACTTGTTGGTAAGCTCAACCATCCACTCAATCATCCTGTTTTTGACCCCCAAAATGGAACAATTGTAAAAGGCTATAGCATTTTACAACCGCGTATTACACCTTCTCTTACAACAGGAAAAGAAACATCAATTTTTCAACAAATTTTTTCTACCAATCGTGGAATTGATCCTTATGTCTTTGCTGTCTCTGATATTTATCAAGACCTTTGGGGAGAAGGAACTTTTACTGGCAAAGGTCTTTATAATATCGATACATTTGAGCAAGCACTTAGTGGAAAAATCAAAGAAAACACTGTTCTTAGTCATGATCTTTTGGAAGGGAGCTATGCACGTGCAGCACTCGTGAGCGATGTAGAAGTAATTGAAGATTACCCAACAGCCTATAACACTGACGTTGCTCGTCATCACCGTTGGATTCGTGGTGATTGGCAATTATTACCTTATCTTTTTAAGCGTTGTCAAATTAATCTTATGAATCGCTGGAAAATCCAGGATAATTTACGCCGTTCTCTCACACCACTTATATGGCTAATTGCAGCAATCATGGGATGGTCTATTTTACCATTAAAAATGGCAACCATCTGGCAAATATTTTTATTGCTCAGTTTATTTATCTCTCCAATTCTAGGTATGATTCAGACATTTATGTCATTTAGTCTTGATCATTCTTTGCGTGGACAGCTGCAATTAATTTTAAGCACTATTACTTCAACGACTGCAGAAATATTTCTTAAAACTACTTTTATTGCTCATTCAAGTTATTTTACAACCGATGCAATCATTCGCACTTTCTATCGCATGCTGATTTCAAAACAATATCTGCTTGAATGGAAAACCTCAGCTGCAACAAAATTAATCCCCAATAGTTTAGGCTTCTATATTCTCACAATGTGGCCAGCATCACTGATTGGCATTATTGCCATAGCACTACCTGTATCATTTTGTAGCGTGACAAGTTTCATTGCTTTGCCCTTTGGACTGATGTGGTTTTTCTCACCACTCATTGCGTGGATTGTTAGTCAACCAGCAACATTCCAAGATATGCTTAATATATCTTCAGAAGATGAAAAAGCACTTCGGTGTATCGCACGACGAACGTGGCTTTATTATACAACTTTTGTCAATGCGCAAAACAATTATTTGCCACCCGATAATTTTCAAGAAGACCCCGACCCTCTTGTTGCTCAGCGTACATCACCCACCAATATTGGAGTTTATCTTCTTTCCACTATTGCCGCACGTGATTTTGGTTGGATTAGTTTCAAAGATACTATTACACGCATCAAATGCACATTAAGCACCCTTGAAAAAATGGAAAAGTTCCGTGGTCACCTTTATAATTGGTATGAAACGGACACACTTAAACCTCTATCGCCGACTTATGTTTCAACAGTTGATTCAGGTAATCTTGCTGGTCATTTGGTGACACTCTCTTCAGCTTTAAGTGAATGGGCTGAAACACCTGACATTTTCTTACAAAGTGATTTAGCAGGTTTATTTGATGTTAGTGATATTCTTGAAGAAACTTTAAAAGAGATTCCTGATAATCAGCATATTTCATGCTCCTTACGCCAACAGATCGAAGAATGCATTGCTCACTTTCGTTGTGTTGTCAGTACTCTCAAAGAAAAGTCAGAAACTGTAACTTTGTGCACTATTAATCTTCCACTTGTAGCTCGTGATATTGTTCTCTTAACAGATGAGCTTGATAAAAAAATTCAAACAGTAGAATCTGCTCGTATACTGTCCTGGGCTAAATGTCTTGTAGAAACCTGTGAAGCATATCACCATGATACTACTTATGAGTATGACATCAAAAAACTGCGCAAACAATTAAATACTTTAGCGACAAAAGCACGACAAATAGCTTTTGATATGAAATTTGACTTTTTAGAACAACCTGAACGACAACTCTTGTCTATCGGCTATCGTGTGCAGGAAAATAAACTTGATGAAAGCTGTTATGATCTTCTAGCTTCAGAAGCGCGTCTTTCAAGTCTTTTTGCAATTGCCAAAGGCGATATTAAATTCAAACATTGGTTTCATCTCGGCCGTTTACTCATCCCAATTGGTTGGAAAGGTGCTTTATTATCATGGTCGGGATCTATGTTCGAATATCTTATGCCTTCTCTGGTCATGCGTGAACCCTTAGGATCCGTACTGGATCAAACCAATCGATTGATTATTCGCCATCAAATACAATACGCCCGTAAACGCGGACTACCATGGGGCATTTCAGAAGCTGCATTTAATGCCCGCGATCATTTAATGAATTACCAATATTCTAATTTTGGAGCTCCAAACCTTGGACTTCAACGTGGTTTATCACGTAATGCTGTTATTGCTCCTTATGCTAGCATTTTAGCTGCGCAATATATGCCAACTCAAGCTATTATAAATTTAAAGCGTTTACGTGACCTTGGTGCTTTAGGAGCCTATGGGTATTATGATTCTATTGATTTTACCCCTTCGCGTGTGCCAAAGGGAGAGCGTTATGCTATTGTGCGTAATTATTATGCGCACCATCACGGCATGTCAATTCTTGCAATTAATAATGTCATTTTTGAAGGACGGATGCGCAATCGTTTTCATCGTGATCCCGTCATTGAAGCTGCACAATTATTATTACAAGAAAGAGCATCCCATCAAATTCCTATCATTCATGCCAAAGTTGCTAACCCAATGCGCAATGACACTGGAGAATTTGATAACGCCCCTTTACGCACTATTACAAACCCGCTTCTCAAACCTCGTGAGACTTTGCTTTTATCTAATGGCTATTATTCCACAATGTTAACAGCCAATGGTTCTGGTTATAGCCGTTGGCATGATTATGCTATCACACGCTTTATCCCTGATGCATCAGAAGATCAACAAGGTACCTTGTTTTTCTTACGTGATACACACAATGGGCGCTGGTGGTCTGCCACCAGTGAACCAACACGCATTGTCGAAGAAGAAACAGTCAGCATCTTCACAGATGAAAAAGCTGAATATACAAAAATAGTTGATGGTATAAAATCAACGCTCGAATGTTTTGTAGCATCTGAAGGTGATGGTGAAGGCAGGCGTCTTCAGCTTATGAATACAACCAACAAAGATCGCCTGATTGAAGTAACATCTTATGGTGAACTAGCGCTAGCAACCATGGATACTGTTTGTGCTCATCCTGTTTTTTCACATATGTTTGTAGAAACAGAAATTACTGATTCAGGTGGAACGATTTTAGCTAAAAGGCGCAAACGCGCCCCTAGTGATCCTGATATTCATATTGCCCATTTTGTCACTGACCCATCTGGAACCATCCCAAAGTCAGAAGCTGAAACTAACCGTCATATTTTTATTGGGGGTGGTCGGTCTATTCATCGTCCAGCTGCATTTGATCGAAATACCCATTTTAGTAACAGTCAGGGCTGTGTTCTTGACCCAATTATCTCAATCCGCTGTTATTTAAAAATTCCAGCACATGAAAAAAGAGAACTTATTTTTTGGACATTTGCTGCTCATTCAAAAGAAACGCTGCAAAATCATATTAAGCGTTATCGGCAACCTAATATGTTTCAGCGAGAATTCTCTATAACATGGACTCGTTCGCAAGTTTCACTGTTTCAAAATAATATTCGTCCCAGAGAAGCCATTGCTTATCAAAAATATGCAACACCACTTATCTACCCTGATCGAACGTGGCGTCTTCCCTCTAAAACGCTCGCTGATACTCTTGGAAAACAATCTGATCTTTGGCCAATGTCTATCTCAGGAGATTATCCTATTTGCCTTCTTAGAATTGATAATGAAACAAATATAACTGTACTACGTGACTTGCTTAAAGCACATGAATATTGGCGTATGCGGGGGTTAAGTGTTGATATGGTTGTTTTGAATGAGCAGACATTTTCTTACATGCAAGATACTCAACGTGCTATTGAATGGGCATGTGAATCCTATCGTCGTCATACCAACGAAATGAATGGAAACAAACACATTTTTACCCTTCAACGTGATCAAATTAATGAGCAAAGTTTCAAGACACTTCTTGCATCAGCCCGCATCATACTTCATGCTCAAAATGGGCCTTTATCTGAACAACTTAAATGTACAGAAAATATTGATTCCAATCTGATAACCAATAATAGTAGGCAAGATTTTAATCATCAACTAAATCACAGCAAACATAACAGAAAAAGGCAAACAGAACCGCAAGCTGAACAAAATCCATCTGCTTCTATTGGTATTATCGGTCAACAAAAACAATCATCTCCTCTTATCAATGGAAAAGATCTGCGTTACTGGAATGGTTATGGAGGGTTCAATGCGCATAATCATTATGTGATGTATCTTAATGGACATACTACCACACCACAGCCATGGATTAATGTGGTTGCCAATCGCAATTTTGGCTTTCATGTATCAGCTGAAGGGGCAATTTTCACCTGGGCCAACAATAGCCGTGATTACCACTTAACCCCCTGGACCAATGACCCTGTTTCCAACCGCCCAGGAGAAGCACTATATCTTGTTGATCGCCTTTCTTTAAAACGTTTTTCTCCAGTCTCTGCTGTTGAATGTGATGATAGTGTTGTTTACGAAGCTTGCCATGGTTTTGGATTTTCAACTTTTAAATCCACACATTCCGATATTGCATTAGAACTTACCCATACACTCGACCGAGAAAGGCCTATTCGTTTTTCTCGCCTTATCATTAAAAATGAAAGCAAAAAATCACGTAGTTTACGTCTTTATAATTACGCTGAGTGGGTTTTGGGCAATGCACGTACAAAATACGCTCCCTTTATTATTCCCTCTTACGATTCCAAACGTGGTGCACATTTTATTCAAAATCCCTATCATATCGAAAGATCTCAACAGGTTACTTTTTTATCAGCATCCGAAATACCAACCAGTGTTACAACCGATCGCTCCGAGTTTATTGGTTCAGCAGGAACAGTTAAACACCCTCATGCTATTTACAAAGCACAAGAACTTTCAAATACAGTAGAGGCAGGCCGTGATCCTTGTTCAGCATCAGCCTATGATATTTATTTATTACCGGGTCAAACAAAAGAGATCATCTTTTATCTTGGCAGCGCTGAAAATAGACAAGAAGCTGAAAAATTACTGGATCAAGCACGCATAGATGATTTTCAAGTTGTTCTTGCGCAACAAAAACAGCAATGGAATGATTTTGTTTCTCCTTTGCAAGTTAAAACTCCTGATCCTTCTTTTGATATTATGGTCAACCATTGGCTTCCCTATCAAATCTATGCATGTCGCATGATAGCGCGTGCAGCTTTTTACCAGGCCAGTGGTGCATTTGGTTTTCGAGACCAGTTACAAGATAGTTTATCTTTGTTATTGCTTAAACCACAATTAGCACGTGAACAATTATTAAGTGCTGTAGCTCGCCAATTTTTTGAAGGTGATGTACAACATTGGTGGTTTCCCGATACCAACGCTGGTGTCCGTACACTCATTTCTGATGATATAGTTTGGCTTGCTTATGGAACAGCCCTTTATGTCAATACCACTGGTGAGCATACATTTCTTGATACTCCTATTGCTTTTATTGAAGGAGCTCCTCTAAAAACGGGACAACATGATGCTTATTTTCAACCTATACAATCGCAAAAAATTGTAACACTTTATGAACATTGCGCTCTAGCTTTAGACCTCACTATCAAACGTTGTGGTCCACATGGTCTCCCACTTATTTTAGGTGGTGATTGGAATGATGGTATGAATTTGGTTGGCATTGAAGGAAAAGGTGAAAGCATTTGGTTGGGCTGGTTTCTTGGCACCACATTACAAGCATTCGTTCCTCTCGCTAAAAATCGCGGTGACAATGACCACGTTAAAGCATGGAGCAAACATCTTAAACATTTAATAAAAGCTCTGGAAAAAAATGGTTGGGATGGTGCTTGGTATCGACGTGGTTATTTTGATGATGCAACCCCTCTTGGTGCTCAAACAAATGCTGAATGTCAAATTGACGCCATCGCTCAATCCTGGGCTGTAATTTCTAAAATGGCATCTCCCAACCGCCAAAAACAAGCAATGATGTCGATGCTTGATCACTTATGTGATACAAAAGGTGGGCTTATTCGTCTTTTTTGGCCGCCTTTTAACAAAAGTACTCTCGAACCCGGATATATTAAAGGGTATCCACCGGGAGTTCGAGAAAATGGCGGCCAATATACCCATGGTGCTATTTGGAGTGTTATAGCACTTGCACAAATAGGTGAAATAGATAAAGCATATAACTTATTTTCCATGATAAACCCTATCACTCATGGTCAAAATCCTGAAATTTACCGTGTTGAACCCTATGTCATGGCCGCAGATATCTATGCTGTTGAGCCATACCATGGACAAGGTGGTTGGACCTGGTATACAGGTTCAGCAGGCTGGTTTTATCGCGCAGCAACAGAAACTATTCTTGGAATTCACATCCAAGCCAATCAATTATTTTTACGTCCACATTTACCCTCCTGTTGGCCTGAATATGAAGTAAAAATGAAATTTCATGAAGCTGTTTATATTATTAAAGTTAAATGGGCTTCAAAAGACACACTCAGTGTTAACGGCAAGGAATATGCCAACATTGATACAGGAATAGAATTACAAAAAACAGGTGTTCATGAAATCACACGTACCCTTAAGTCCTCAACTCACAAAAAATGA